Proteins encoded in a region of the Bacillus sp. T3 genome:
- the ilvA gene encoding threonine ammonia-lyase IlvA, with protein MEQKVVKKKWVQVEDILIANQQLKDIVAHTPLQKNERLSEKYNCNVYLKREDLQHVRSFKLRGAYYMMKTLTDDELANGVVCASAGNHAQGVAYACRQLGVQGKIFMPTTTPRQKISQVEMFGRDFVEIILVGDTFDDSYNEAWACCQRENRQFVHPFDDERVISGQGTVAVEILQDCEEPIDFMFASIGGGGLMAGLSTYTKSISPQTKMIGVEPEGAASMKFSFEHNQVSALDEIDKFVDGAAVKCVGEKTFDICQSLVDDIIPVPEGKVCTTILELYNEHAIVAEPAGAMPIAALDLYREEIKGKTVVCIVSGGNNDFARMQEIKERSLQYEGLLHYFIVNFPQRAGALREFLDEVLGPTDDIVRFEFTKKNNKENGPALVGIELKYPYDYEALITRMQKKGFPFTEINKNEHLFNLLV; from the coding sequence ATGGAACAAAAAGTGGTCAAAAAGAAATGGGTGCAGGTAGAAGACATTCTCATTGCAAACCAACAACTTAAGGATATCGTTGCCCATACTCCATTGCAAAAAAATGAGCGGTTATCCGAAAAATATAATTGTAACGTATATTTAAAACGTGAGGATTTGCAGCATGTACGCTCTTTTAAATTAAGAGGGGCCTATTATATGATGAAAACACTTACGGATGATGAACTGGCTAATGGCGTGGTGTGCGCAAGTGCCGGGAATCATGCACAAGGTGTTGCTTATGCATGCAGACAATTAGGCGTTCAAGGGAAAATTTTCATGCCAACTACAACGCCTCGACAAAAAATCAGTCAGGTTGAAATGTTTGGAAGAGATTTTGTAGAAATTATTCTAGTAGGAGACACTTTTGATGATTCCTACAATGAGGCTTGGGCTTGTTGCCAGCGAGAGAACAGACAATTTGTCCACCCGTTTGATGATGAGCGAGTTATTTCTGGGCAAGGTACAGTTGCGGTTGAAATCCTGCAGGATTGTGAGGAGCCAATTGATTTTATGTTTGCTAGTATTGGCGGCGGCGGCTTAATGGCAGGCCTCAGTACTTATACAAAAAGTATTTCTCCGCAAACGAAAATGATCGGAGTAGAGCCTGAAGGCGCGGCTTCAATGAAGTTTTCTTTTGAACACAATCAAGTATCTGCACTTGATGAAATTGATAAATTTGTTGATGGAGCGGCAGTAAAGTGTGTGGGTGAAAAAACATTTGATATTTGCCAGAGTCTTGTTGATGATATCATCCCTGTTCCAGAAGGAAAGGTGTGTACAACAATTCTTGAACTCTATAATGAACATGCGATTGTTGCTGAGCCTGCAGGTGCGATGCCGATTGCTGCACTAGATTTATATCGTGAAGAGATTAAAGGAAAAACAGTAGTGTGTATTGTAAGCGGCGGGAACAATGACTTTGCGCGGATGCAGGAAATTAAAGAACGATCGCTTCAATATGAAGGATTACTACACTATTTTATTGTTAATTTCCCTCAGCGTGCTGGTGCCTTAAGAGAATTCTTAGATGAAGTATTAGGCCCAACGGATGATATTGTCCGCTTTGAATTTACAAAGAAGAATAATAAAGAAAATGGTCCAGCTCTTGTCGGAATTGAGCTTAAATATCCATATGATTATGAAGCGTTGATTACAAGGATGCAAAAGAAGGGCTTCCCGTTCACTGAAATTAATAAAAATGAACATCTGTTTAACCTTCTAGTTTAG
- the cybH gene encoding Ni/Fe-hydrogenase, b-type cytochrome subunit → MPNPKIIHRKKGSIPLAPGENSETSFRRHRPPSYKPIGTDQVKVYVWELPVRIWHWVNAIAILVLMVTGIYIGKPFAAATMPEEAYYSNLMGWVRYIHFFAAFVFTANSIYRFYWIFAGNKYSSQNIFRLIYWKEMIETVKFYLFMKHKKPHYVGHNPLAIMSYIVFIGIGSIAIILTGFYLYFEPQPETFFAALFSWVPWIFGDSYSIRSWHHLVAWAFMVFSVIHIYLAWRDDYLERNGTLSSIGTGYKVEPKKAIGGKDGE, encoded by the coding sequence ATGCCTAATCCAAAAATCATTCACAGGAAAAAGGGTTCGATACCGCTTGCACCTGGAGAAAACAGCGAAACCAGCTTTAGACGTCATCGTCCACCAAGCTATAAACCCATTGGGACGGATCAGGTGAAAGTCTATGTTTGGGAGTTACCGGTTCGGATTTGGCACTGGGTTAACGCTATTGCCATTCTGGTTTTAATGGTTACAGGAATATACATTGGAAAACCGTTCGCGGCAGCTACAATGCCAGAGGAAGCCTATTATTCCAATTTAATGGGATGGGTCCGGTATATTCATTTCTTCGCAGCATTTGTGTTCACTGCTAATTCCATTTATCGTTTTTATTGGATATTTGCAGGAAATAAATATTCTTCTCAGAATATTTTTCGCTTAATTTACTGGAAAGAAATGATCGAAACAGTAAAGTTTTATTTGTTCATGAAACATAAAAAGCCTCATTATGTTGGGCATAATCCTTTAGCCATTATGAGCTATATCGTGTTTATTGGAATTGGCTCAATTGCCATTATTTTGACAGGCTTTTATCTTTATTTTGAACCACAGCCAGAAACGTTTTTTGCAGCCTTGTTTTCTTGGGTTCCTTGGATCTTTGGTGATAGCTATTCCATTCGTTCATGGCATCATCTTGTCGCCTGGGCATTTATGGTTTTTTCCGTAATTCATATCTATCTAGCTTGGCGTGATGATTATTTAGAACGAAATGGTACATTATCTTCGATTGGAACGGGCTACAAAGTGGAACCGAAAAAGGCGATTGGAGGAAAAGATGGAGAATAA
- a CDS encoding twin-arginine translocase TatA/TatE family subunit, with product MLSNIGVPGLILILTLALIIFGPKKLPEIGRAFGQTLREFKKSTRELTSDVIEEFEEDKKNATK from the coding sequence ATGCTTTCAAATATTGGAGTTCCAGGGCTTATCCTAATCCTCACTCTGGCCTTAATTATTTTTGGACCAAAGAAATTACCTGAAATCGGTCGGGCATTTGGTCAAACACTTCGTGAATTTAAGAAGTCTACTCGTGAACTTACTAGTGACGTAATAGAAGAATTTGAAGAAGATAAGAAGAACGCTACAAAATAA
- a CDS encoding nickel-dependent hydrogenase large subunit: MSERIVVDPITRIEGHLRIEADIDDSGVIKNAYSSGTAVRGLELIVRDRDPRDVWAYIQRICGVCTTVHALASIRSVEDALKINIPRNAHLIREIMNEVIFLHDHVVHFYHLHALDWVDVVSALDANPDETSKIAQSISSWPKSSPGYFKDVQNKVKKLVESGQLGIFANGYWGHAAYKLPPEVNLLAVAHYLEALDWQKEIVQIHTIFGGKNPHPHYLVGGMATPLDVNSDNGIHAERLMRVSQLIDQAKEFVNQVYIPDLLAIGSYYKDWTYGGGLNNYLCYGDFSTGSINDPKLYRMPRGVILNGNLNEVLDVDLTNPEHVQEFIDHSWYTYDGKDGGVGKHPWDGETTLKYSGPKAPFKELNTDEKYSWLKAPRWKGHAMETGPLARLMVGYASGKKDIVSLVDETLKKLDIPMSALQSALGRTIARGLESVLIADWLRNDMDELLKNVKNGNQITFDRSKWEPESWPKKAQGVGWMEAPRGALGHWIEIEDGKTKNYQAVVPTTWNASPKDNKGKIGAYEASLKGTPLLDKEKPLEILRIVHSFDPCLACAVHLTDLENKQTTEIRIG; encoded by the coding sequence ATGAGCGAGCGAATAGTTGTAGATCCGATTACTAGAATTGAAGGTCACCTTAGAATTGAGGCAGATATTGATGATTCAGGCGTAATTAAAAATGCGTATAGTTCGGGTACAGCAGTACGCGGACTTGAGTTAATTGTCCGTGATCGTGACCCGCGGGACGTTTGGGCATACATACAACGTATTTGTGGGGTATGTACAACCGTTCATGCGTTAGCTTCCATTCGTTCTGTAGAGGATGCCTTGAAGATTAACATTCCTCGAAATGCCCATTTAATCCGTGAAATCATGAATGAAGTAATATTTTTACATGATCATGTTGTTCATTTCTATCATTTACATGCATTGGATTGGGTAGATGTTGTTAGCGCATTAGATGCAAATCCAGATGAAACATCAAAAATCGCTCAATCCATTTCAAGCTGGCCAAAATCATCACCTGGATATTTTAAAGATGTACAAAACAAGGTGAAGAAGTTAGTGGAAAGTGGACAGTTAGGGATTTTTGCGAATGGATATTGGGGACATGCAGCCTATAAGCTTCCACCTGAAGTGAATCTGCTAGCTGTTGCTCACTATCTCGAGGCGTTGGATTGGCAAAAGGAAATTGTCCAAATACATACTATTTTCGGAGGGAAAAATCCGCATCCGCATTATCTTGTAGGCGGAATGGCTACACCGCTAGATGTTAATAGCGATAATGGCATTCATGCGGAACGATTAATGAGAGTATCTCAATTAATCGATCAAGCGAAGGAATTTGTTAACCAGGTTTATATTCCGGACCTTCTTGCGATTGGCTCTTATTACAAGGATTGGACATATGGCGGAGGCTTGAACAATTACTTGTGCTATGGTGATTTCTCAACTGGTAGTATCAACGATCCAAAGCTTTATCGGATGCCTCGCGGCGTAATCTTGAATGGTAATTTGAATGAAGTATTAGATGTTGACCTGACAAATCCAGAGCATGTTCAAGAATTTATCGATCATTCATGGTATACGTATGACGGAAAAGATGGCGGAGTGGGTAAGCATCCGTGGGATGGAGAAACCACATTGAAATATTCTGGTCCTAAAGCGCCGTTTAAAGAATTAAATACCGATGAAAAGTACAGCTGGTTGAAAGCGCCTCGTTGGAAAGGGCATGCGATGGAAACTGGACCGCTTGCTCGATTGATGGTCGGCTACGCATCAGGGAAAAAAGACATTGTGTCTCTTGTAGATGAAACATTGAAGAAATTAGATATCCCAATGTCAGCTTTACAATCCGCCCTTGGACGTACGATAGCGCGTGGTCTTGAATCTGTGTTAATCGCGGACTGGTTGCGAAATGACATGGACGAATTGCTTAAAAACGTTAAGAACGGAAATCAAATAACGTTTGATCGGTCGAAATGGGAGCCTGAAAGCTGGCCGAAAAAAGCCCAAGGTGTTGGCTGGATGGAAGCACCTCGTGGGGCATTAGGACATTGGATTGAAATAGAAGACGGTAAGACGAAAAATTATCAGGCTGTTGTACCAACTACCTGGAATGCGTCTCCGAAGGATAACAAAGGGAAAATTGGTGCTTATGAGGCGTCTCTAAAAGGAACACCTTTATTAGATAAGGAAAAGCCTTTAGAAATTTTACGAATCGTCCACTCTTTTGACCCTTGCCTTGCCTGTGCTGTTCATTTAACCGATTTGGAAAATAAACAGACTACAGAAATTCGAATCGGATAG
- a CDS encoding hydrogenase maturation nickel metallochaperone HypA has protein sequence MHEMSLMGDVLNIIQEDALTKGIKKLDKVELVVGKISNVLPDALIMAFAIFKEQNPHFIHHDAVLEIHLEEAKAKCIFCGEEYQPDQRIAQCPVCQLPSGKVTSGETFQVLSYEGR, from the coding sequence ATGCATGAAATGTCCTTAATGGGAGACGTGTTAAACATTATTCAAGAGGATGCCTTGACAAAAGGGATTAAAAAGCTAGATAAGGTGGAATTAGTAGTCGGAAAAATCAGCAATGTTTTGCCTGATGCGCTTATTATGGCATTTGCTATTTTTAAAGAACAGAATCCACACTTTATCCATCATGATGCCGTATTAGAAATCCATCTTGAAGAGGCAAAAGCAAAGTGTATATTTTGTGGGGAAGAATATCAGCCTGACCAACGAATTGCTCAATGTCCTGTATGTCAACTTCCATCGGGTAAGGTAACGTCAGGTGAGACATTTCAAGTGTTGTCATATGAAGGGAGATAA
- the tatC gene encoding twin-arginine translocase subunit TatC, with product MEDKELNIIEHLDELRKRLIITVAAFIVFFIVGFMYVEEIYQWFVKDLEVKLIVLGPSDIVWVYLMIASVIAIAATIPILAIQIWMFVKPALKPLEIKVSLSYVPALFILFIVGLCFGYFVIFPMVMDFLINLGGEMFVTNFTADKYFRFVLNMTLPFGVLFELPVVVMFLTSLGIINPFVLSKLRKYAYFVLIIIAVIITPPDFISDFLVTLPLLMLYEISINLSKIVYKRKLKREQKWEEENSDSTEIV from the coding sequence ATGGAAGATAAAGAGTTAAATATCATTGAGCATTTAGATGAATTGCGAAAGCGATTAATCATTACAGTCGCCGCTTTTATTGTCTTTTTTATCGTCGGCTTTATGTATGTAGAAGAAATTTATCAGTGGTTCGTTAAGGATTTAGAAGTAAAACTGATTGTCCTTGGACCGAGTGACATTGTCTGGGTCTACTTAATGATTGCATCAGTCATAGCCATTGCTGCAACCATCCCTATTTTAGCCATTCAAATTTGGATGTTTGTCAAACCAGCGTTAAAACCACTTGAAATCAAAGTGTCCTTATCGTATGTGCCCGCATTATTTATTCTATTTATTGTTGGATTGTGTTTCGGATATTTCGTTATTTTTCCAATGGTAATGGATTTCTTAATTAATCTCGGTGGCGAGATGTTCGTTACTAATTTTACAGCGGATAAGTATTTTCGATTTGTTTTGAATATGACATTACCGTTCGGAGTATTATTTGAGCTCCCAGTCGTTGTCATGTTTTTAACATCACTTGGTATTATCAATCCGTTTGTGCTTTCAAAACTAAGAAAATATGCTTATTTTGTGTTGATTATCATTGCGGTTATCATTACACCACCAGATTTTATTTCTGATTTTCTTGTAACTCTCCCATTATTGATGCTGTACGAAATTAGTATCAATTTATCGAAGATCGTTTATAAGCGTAAATTAAAACGAGAACAAAAATGGGAAGAAGAAAACAGTGACTCAACCGAAATCGTATAA